The Phenylobacterium glaciei genomic sequence TCACCACCACGGGCATCTGGGGCACCCTGCGCGGCGACGCCTCCGACGAGGACGCCACCGTCTACGAGCTCAACCCGGAAAAGGCGGAAGGCGAACGTCGCCACTTCCGCCGCGAGGGCGATATGGCGCTGAAGGTTCTCGGCGGCGACATGAAACCCTTGCCGGACGCCCTGCCCAGCACGCTGAAGCGGGTGAAGTAGGGGCCGCTACCAGACCAGGTCCGCGATCGCGTAGGTGGCCGCCAGGCCGTCGGCGGCCAGCAGGTCCTCCACCGCTTTCGCGTTCAGGCCATCCGCGCCGATGGTCTCGGCCCCGTGGATGCCGCTGGCGACAAACAGCACGTCCAGGCCCTGGTCGTTGGCGCCCTTCACGTCGGTGGGCAAACCATCGCCGATGCAGAGCACCCGGCTCCGATCCACCGGCCGCCCCAGCAGCCGTTCGGCCTCCACCAGGCACAGTTCGTAGATCGGGGCATAGGGCTTGCCGGCCATCAGCACCTTGCCCCCCAGCTGGGCGTAGAGCTGGGCCAGCGCCCCGCCGCAATAGATCAGCCGGTCACCCCTCTGCACGACGATGTCGGGATTGGCGCAGGTCATCACCAGGCCGCGCTTGGCGCAGGCCTCGAAGCGTTCCTGATAATCGCCGGGCCCCTCCACCTCGTCGTCATAGGGACCGGTCACCGAGATGAAGGCGGCCTTGTCATAGTCGGCATAGTCCAGGCCCAGCCCCTCATAGAGCGGGGCGTCGCGGTCGGGGCCGACCCGCCACGCGGGGCCGGGGGCCAGCTCGCTCAGCAGCACCCGGGTGGCGTCGCCCGACGTGACGAAGGCCTGCCAGGCGGCGCGTTGCACCCCCAGCTCGTCGAGCTGCGGAATCACCGAGTGGGAGGGCCGGGGTGAGTTGGAGATCAGCACCACCGGCTTGGTCTCACCCCATTGGGCCAGGGCCCCGCAGGCGGCGGGGAAGCTCTCCCGGCCATTGTGGATCACTCCCCAGACGTCGGAGAGGATCACGTCATAGCGGTCGGCGAGGTCGGAGAGTCCGGAGATCAGCGCGGTCATGCGCCGGGCGGTACCGGCCCCCGCTCAGTTGGTCAATGCCGGCCGCCGGCGCGCCGGCGCATGTTGGTGCGCAGGAATTCAGCGGGGGGATCGGTCTCGGCCAGGATGGCGTCCTTGATCGGGCGCGGCTCCCCGAACAGGTGGCCCTGGCCGTAGGCGATGTCGAGCTCGAGGATGTCGACGATCTGGCGCTCTTCCTCGACCTTCTCGGCGATGATCTCGACGCCGTAACGGCGGGTGAGGCTGGCGAAGTCCTGCGCCGCCAGGTCGGGCATCGACTTCAGCACCAGGCCCTCGTCGGTATCCACCAGCTGGCCCAGCAGGAACTGGGCGCCGATCTTCAGGAACTTCACGTCCGAGCGGGCCAGGTCCTGGAAGTCGAGATCCAGGTCCACGACCTTGTCCAGGCTGAACCGGAAGCCGAGGTCGGCCAGCTTGCCCATGTTGCGGGCCTCCACCGCGCCGCGCGCGTCAAAGGCGGCCTGGCCCAGTTCGAAGATTAGGGCGCCGGCCAGGTCGCGGTTGGCGGCCAGGAGGTCGAGGAACTGCGGGAAGAAGCTCTCGTCGGCCAGGCTGGAGGTGGAGATGTTGCAGAAGATGCCGATCTTCTTGTCGGTCTTCGCCAGCCTGCGCACGATCTGCACGCAGCGGAACAGCAGCAGGTTGTCGATGGAGGTGACCAGGCCCTCGGGCTCGGCCACGGCCAGGTATTCGGCGGGCATCATCACCCGGCCGGTCTCGTCGCGCAGGCGCGAGAAGCTTTCGTAGAACACCGTCCGGCGCTGCGGCAGGCCCACGACCGGCTGCAGGTAGAGATCGACGCGGTTCTCGGCCAGCGCCTCGCGGATGGTCTCCAGCAGGGCGGCCGACTGACGGTGCTGCGGGGCGTGGCGGGCGCTGAGCGGCGGCGCCTGGACCATGCGTTCTTCCAGCCGCTGGCCCATCCGCTGGACCAGGTCCTCCAGCATGTGGACCTCGCCCGTCAGTTCCTCGGAGCGGCGGGCGGCGTCATCGGTGACGGTCTCGACGACCTGAACAACACGGGCGTCCATGCGCTCCATCTGGTCGATCAGGATGCGCTGGGCTTCGCGGATGTTCTCCAGCTCCCGGCGCAGGGCGGCGTTCTCCAGGCTGTGCATGATCAGGCCGTGGAAGGTGTAGCAAAGGGCGAATCCGGCGGCGAGCATGGAGAGGCCAGCCGCCCAGCCTCCCCCGTTACGCCACATGAGGAGGGCGAAGATCAGAGCAACACAGAGATAGGCGCCCGAAAGCAGCGCCAATGTGAGCCGTCGCATGGTCCCGCCCGAGCCTTTTCCCGTCAAACCTACGTTCGACGGGACAAAAAAGGCTCGCCCCAAGAGTTAGAGCGCGTCGGACGGGTTAACCGGACCCCACTTAACCCTGACGCGCTCTGCCGAATCGCTTTCGAGTATCCGATGCGCCGCCGGTGCAAGTCGAACAGATTAACGATTGCGCGAGCGCCCAGCGCTAATTGGACGCGGCGACCCGGCCCAGGACCATGTCGGCCGCCTTCTCAGCGATCATGATGGTGGGCGCATTGGTGTTGCCCGAGACCAGGCGCGGCATCACCGAGGCGTCGACGACCCGCAGGCCGTCCACGCCGCGCACGCGCAGCTGGGCGTCCACCACCGCCATGGGGCCATAGCCCATCTGGCAGGTCCCCACCGGGTGATAGATGGTCGAGCCGGCCATGCGGGCATAGCCGAGCAGGGCCTCGTCATTGTTGAAGTCCGGGCCCGGCAGCATCTCGTGGTCGATATAGGGGGCCAGAGCCGGCTGGGCGGCGATCTTGCGCGCCCACTTCAGCCCGGCCACCGCCACCTCCTGGTCCAGGGGATCGGAGAGGTAGTTGGGCGCGATGGCGGGATAGACGGTGGGGTCGCCCGACTTGATGTGGATCGTGCCGCGGCTCTCGGGCCGCACCTGGCAGGGCGCGATGGTCAGGCCCGGGGCGCCGTCCAGCTCCATCTTGCCGCTCATCGCCTTTTCCAGGTTCTGGGAGGCCGGCAGGATGTGGAACTGGATGTCCGGCCCTGAGAGATCGGGCCGAGACTTGCAGAAAGCCGCGACGTGCGCGGCCGACAGGGTCAGAAGCCCCTTGCGCTGGAAGGCGTATTTCAGGATTTCGCCCAGGAAGCGCGGGCCCTTGGTCAGTTCGTTGACCGAGATCGTGCCGGGTTTCAGCCGGTAGGTGACCCCCATCACATAGTGGTCCTGCAGGTTCTCGCCGACACCGGGGAGGTCGGCGATCACCTCGATCCCGTGGTCGCGCAGCAGTTCGCCGGGACCGACCCCCGACAGCTGCAGCAGTTGCGGCGAGTTGATCGCCCCGCCGGCCAGGATCACCTCGCGCCGGGCCTTGGCGATCTTGCGCACGCCATCCTGGAGATACTCGACCCCGACGGCCTTCTTGCCCTCGAAGATCACCTTGGTGGTGAGGGCGCGGGTCTCGACCTTCAGGTTCGCGCGGCCCATGGCCGGGTGCAGATAGGCCACCGCAGCGGAGTGGCGCTGCCCGTTCTTGACGGTCAGCTGGTAGTAGCTGACCCCCTCCTGGTTCTCGCCGTTGACGTCCTCATTGCGCGGGATGCCGGCTTCGACACAGGCCTCCACCACGGCGTCGGACACCGCGTGCTTGGTGGTGACGTCGGAGACGTTGAGCGGCCCGCCCACGGCGTGGTGTTCGTTGGCTCCGCGTTCCTGGTGCTGCGAGCGCTTGAAATAGGGGGCGACGTCGTCCCAGCCCCAGCCTTCGCAGCCCAGCTGGCGCCAGCCATCATAATCGGCCTGCTGGCCCCGGATGTAGAGCAGGCCGTTGATGGAGGACGAGCCCCCCAGGACCTTGCCGCGCGGCCAAGTGTGCACCCGCCCGCCGGTGCCCGGATCGGGCTCGGTGGGATAGAGCCAGTTGACCTTCGGATCCTTCAGCGTCTGGGCGTAGCCCACCGGCACGTGAATCATCACGTTGGACATGAACTGGCTGGGTTCCCTGGTGGGCCGGTCGTCGCCGCCGGCCTCCAGCAGCAGCACGGTGTTGCCGGCGTCCGCACTCAGGCGGTTGGCCAGCACGCACCCGGCCGAGCCCGCGCCGACGATGATGTAGTCCGCGGTGGGGGTGTCGGACATCGGGGCGCTCCTGCCTGATTGGTTTCAGGCCCCGTTGTGTCGATTCGAAGCGCCGCCGTAAACAGGAGCCAGTGATCAAATGCGCCCTTCTCCCCTTGCGGGAGAAGGTGGCCGGTCAGCGACCGGTCGGATGAGGGGTCGTGATCCGCTCACCCCTTGATCGTCATGGCCGGGCTTGTCCCGGCCACCCATGATCTCCGTGGTGCATCAATACTCCACGACGCCGGCCGCGTCCTCTGCGGCCAGGCGGAGATCATGGGTCCCCGGGACAAGCCCGGGGATGACGGATGATTATTTGTACAGGTTTTTCGACCCCTCATCCGACCCTGCTCCGCAGGGCCACCTTCTCCCGCAAGGGGAGAAGGAAACCAGAGAGCGGCTCTACCGCGTCGGGACCGGCACGTCGCCGCGGTAGTCGTAGAAGCCGCGGTCGGTCTTGCGGCCGAGCCAGCCGGCCTCGACGTATTTCACCAGCAGCGGGCAGGGGCGGTACTTGGAGTCGGCCAGGCCCTCGTACAGGACGTTCATGATCGACAGCACCGTATCCAGACCGATGAAGTCGCCCAGTTCCAGCGGGCCCATCGGGTGGTTGGCGCCCAGCTTCAGGGCGGTATCGATGGCGTCTACCGTGCCGACGCCCTCATACAGGGTGTAGATCGCCTCGTTGATCATCGGCACCAGCACGCGGTTGACGATGAAGGCCGGGAAGTCCTCGGCGTTGGCGGTGGTCTTGCCCAGCGACTTGGCGAAGTTGACGGCGGTTTCGTAGGTGGGCGCGTCGGTGGCGATGCCGCGGATGATCTCCACGAGGTTCATCAGCGGCACGGGGTTCATGAAGTGCAGGCCGATGAACCGGCCGGGCCGGTCCGACGCCGCGCCCAGGCGGGTGATGGAGATGGACGAAGTGTTCGACGCCAAAAGGGTGTCGGGGCCGAGGTGCGGGGTGAGCGCCTTGAAGATCGACTTCTTGACCTCCTCGTTCTCGGTGGCCGCCTCGATCGCGAGGTCGGCGCCGCCGATGGTCTGGAGCTCCGGGGCGGACTTGATGCGGGCGATGCCGGCGTCCATCGCGTCTTGGGTGATGATGCCGCGCGACACCTGGCGGGTCATGTTCTTGCGGATCTGGGCCAGGCCCGTCTCGATGCGCTCGGCGCTCACATCGTGCAGCAGCACGTCATAGCCGCCCAGGGCGACCACGTGGGCGATGCCCGAACCCATCTGACCAGCGCCGATAACGCCGACCGACTTGATATCCACCATGCCGACTAAGCCTCGATCATGCGGGGCGCTATCCCCTCCGCTTGTGACGGGTTTCTAACATGCCGATGTGCGGCGCCGCCAAGGTTTTTGCTGCGGCGCAGCGCGAGCAGGGCGTCCGACTGTGGCCGTTACGTCGCGATTTGGCCTAACGAAAAGGGGCGGCCCCTCGCGGAGCCGCCCCTCAATCATTCAGCGATGTCGGCTGCCGGTTACTTCCCGGCGGCGGTCAGCGCGTCCATCAGTTCCGGCACGGCGGTCTTGTAGTCCGCCACCAGGCCGAAATCGGCGACCTGGAAGATCGGGGCGTCGGCGTCCTTGTTGATCGCGACGATGATCTTGGAGTCCTTCATGCCGGCGAGGTGCTGGATGGCGCCGGAGATGCCGATGGCGACATACAGTTCCGGAGCCACGACCTTGCCGGTCTGACCGACCTGGTAGTCGTTGGGGGCGTAGCCCGCATCGACGGCCGCGCGGGAGGCGCCGATGGCGGCCCCGAGCTTGTCGGCCAGAGGGTCGATGACCCGCTGGAATTCCTCGGCAGAGCCCATGGCACGACCGCCGGAGACGACGATCTTGGCGCCGGCGAGTTCGGGACGGGCCGACTTCACCAGTTGCTGGTCGATGAACTTGGTCTTGGGCGCGCCGTCGCCGGCGCCGATGCTCTCGACCGAGGCCGAGCCGCCTTCACCGGCCGCCGTGAAGGCGGTGGCGCGGACGGTGATCACCTTCTTGGCGTCGGAAGACTGAACGGTCTCCAGCGCGTTGCCGGCATAGATCGGCCGCACGAAGGTGGAGCCGTCGACGACTTCGACGATTTCCGAGATCTGGGCGACGTCCAGCTTGGCCGCGATGCGGGGGCTGATGTTCTTGCCCTGCGAGGTGGCCGGCGTAAGGACGGCGTCGTAGCCGCTCATCAGGGGAACCACGACCGCGGTGACGGCCTCTGCCAGGCCCTGGCCCAGCGAGTCGCTTTCGGCCAGCAGCACCTTGCGGACGCCGGCGATCTTGCCGGCGGCCTCGGCGACGGCCTTTGCGCCGGACCCGGCCACCAGGATATCGACATCGGACGACAGCGCGAGCGCCGCAGTCACGGTCTTGTGGGTGCTGTCCTTCAGGGACGCATTGTCATGATCGGCGATAACGAGAACGGCCATTAGAGCACCCCGGCGGTCTTGAGGTTGGTGACCAGGTCGGCGGCGCTTTCCACCTTGATGCCGCCGCCGCGCTTCGGCGGTTCGGTGACCTTAATGACCTTGAGGCGCGGGGCGGTGTCGACGCCGAGCGAGGCGGCGTCCTTCACGTCCAGCGGCTTCTTCTTGGCCTTCATGATGTTGGGCAGCGAGGCGTAGCGCGGCTCATTGAGACGCAGGTCGGCGGTGATGATCGCCGGCA encodes the following:
- a CDS encoding TIGR01459 family HAD-type hydrolase translates to MTALISGLSDLADRYDVILSDVWGVIHNGRESFPAACGALAQWGETKPVVLISNSPRPSHSVIPQLDELGVQRAAWQAFVTSGDATRVLLSELAPGPAWRVGPDRDAPLYEGLGLDYADYDKAAFISVTGPYDDEVEGPGDYQERFEACAKRGLVMTCANPDIVVQRGDRLIYCGGALAQLYAQLGGKVLMAGKPYAPIYELCLVEAERLLGRPVDRSRVLCIGDGLPTDVKGANDQGLDVLFVASGIHGAETIGADGLNAKAVEDLLAADGLAATYAIADLVW
- a CDS encoding EAL domain-containing protein codes for the protein MRRLTLALLSGAYLCVALIFALLMWRNGGGWAAGLSMLAAGFALCYTFHGLIMHSLENAALRRELENIREAQRILIDQMERMDARVVQVVETVTDDAARRSEELTGEVHMLEDLVQRMGQRLEERMVQAPPLSARHAPQHRQSAALLETIREALAENRVDLYLQPVVGLPQRRTVFYESFSRLRDETGRVMMPAEYLAVAEPEGLVTSIDNLLLFRCVQIVRRLAKTDKKIGIFCNISTSSLADESFFPQFLDLLAANRDLAGALIFELGQAAFDARGAVEARNMGKLADLGFRFSLDKVVDLDLDFQDLARSDVKFLKIGAQFLLGQLVDTDEGLVLKSMPDLAAQDFASLTRRYGVEIIAEKVEEERQIVDILELDIAYGQGHLFGEPRPIKDAILAETDPPAEFLRTNMRRRAGGRH
- a CDS encoding GMC family oxidoreductase; translation: MSDTPTADYIIVGAGSAGCVLANRLSADAGNTVLLLEAGGDDRPTREPSQFMSNVMIHVPVGYAQTLKDPKVNWLYPTEPDPGTGGRVHTWPRGKVLGGSSSINGLLYIRGQQADYDGWRQLGCEGWGWDDVAPYFKRSQHQERGANEHHAVGGPLNVSDVTTKHAVSDAVVEACVEAGIPRNEDVNGENQEGVSYYQLTVKNGQRHSAAVAYLHPAMGRANLKVETRALTTKVIFEGKKAVGVEYLQDGVRKIAKARREVILAGGAINSPQLLQLSGVGPGELLRDHGIEVIADLPGVGENLQDHYVMGVTYRLKPGTISVNELTKGPRFLGEILKYAFQRKGLLTLSAAHVAAFCKSRPDLSGPDIQFHILPASQNLEKAMSGKMELDGAPGLTIAPCQVRPESRGTIHIKSGDPTVYPAIAPNYLSDPLDQEVAVAGLKWARKIAAQPALAPYIDHEMLPGPDFNNDEALLGYARMAGSTIYHPVGTCQMGYGPMAVVDAQLRVRGVDGLRVVDASVMPRLVSGNTNAPTIMIAEKAADMVLGRVAASN
- a CDS encoding 3-hydroxybutyryl-CoA dehydrogenase — translated: MVDIKSVGVIGAGQMGSGIAHVVALGGYDVLLHDVSAERIETGLAQIRKNMTRQVSRGIITQDAMDAGIARIKSAPELQTIGGADLAIEAATENEEVKKSIFKALTPHLGPDTLLASNTSSISITRLGAASDRPGRFIGLHFMNPVPLMNLVEIIRGIATDAPTYETAVNFAKSLGKTTANAEDFPAFIVNRVLVPMINEAIYTLYEGVGTVDAIDTALKLGANHPMGPLELGDFIGLDTVLSIMNVLYEGLADSKYRPCPLLVKYVEAGWLGRKTDRGFYDYRGDVPVPTR
- a CDS encoding electron transfer flavoprotein subunit alpha/FixB family protein, whose product is MAVLVIADHDNASLKDSTHKTVTAALALSSDVDILVAGSGAKAVAEAAGKIAGVRKVLLAESDSLGQGLAEAVTAVVVPLMSGYDAVLTPATSQGKNISPRIAAKLDVAQISEIVEVVDGSTFVRPIYAGNALETVQSSDAKKVITVRATAFTAAGEGGSASVESIGAGDGAPKTKFIDQQLVKSARPELAGAKIVVSGGRAMGSAEEFQRVIDPLADKLGAAIGASRAAVDAGYAPNDYQVGQTGKVVAPELYVAIGISGAIQHLAGMKDSKIIVAINKDADAPIFQVADFGLVADYKTAVPELMDALTAAGK